The Microcoleus sp. FACHB-672 sequence TTTCGCTGATGGGGGCTGAGCCAGAACGGGACAAGCGAGATCGCCTAACTCAATGCCTTAAAACAACTGATAACGTCCAGATTCACAGACGGCAAAGTGCTGTCCGGCTAACAGCTTTTCATAGACTGCCGGCGCATCTGCCATTGGGGTGATCTGTCCCAAAGCTGAACCTAAAGACGCTTGGGTGTACTCATAACTAATGCTGGCAGTAGTACGCTCACTGTTGTACAAAGCCGCGAAACAGTAATCCACTTTGAACACACTTGCAACTTCTTGGACAGCGGTTTGCAAAATCTGCCCCTCATCCAAACTTTCACGCACTCGTTCAGTAATTCGCTTCAGCACTTGGGCAAAGTTTAGCGATTCTTGCAGTTCGCTGGTGCGTTCCTCGATTTGACCTTCAAGCTGAGTGTTAAGCAACTGCACCTGCTGGTACGGTTCTGATTGCTGGATGGCAATTCCCACCTGTATGGCTAGAGACTTGAGCAGATCGATTTCCAACGGCTGCCACCGGCGTGGCGCACAACAGTGGTGGGCGATTAGTAATCCCCACAAGTTTTCACCCTGCAAAATTGGCACAACTAAGTTGGCTTTTACTTGAAACTGACTGAGTAAATCGATGTGACACTGTTGCAAATTAGAAGTGGCTAAATCCTCAACCGTGCGGACGCGACCTTGTTTATATTGCTCCACGTAAGTTGTGGCTAAGCAGGGGTCGGAAATAACAGTTCCCAGTAGCTGTGTGTAGCGCTCATCAACGGACTCTACCTCAACCACCCCACTCCAGTTTGGTTCAAAGCGGTAAATTAGCACTCGTTCCGTTGCCAAAAATTGCCGCACTTCTGCAACGGTGGTGTTGAGAATTGCATTCAGGTTCAGCGATTGGCGGATGCGCGTTTGCACCTGCCCCATCAGCCGCTCTCGCTCACTTTGATATTGCAACGCGACTTCAGCGACTTTACGCTCTGTAATATCCGTAATCATCTTCAAGGCACCGGCATATTGCCCTGCTGCATCGAAAATGGGGTTGGCGGAGATCAGCGCCCACAATTCGGAGTGATCTTTGCGGCACAGTTTAAGATCATGCCGTTCTTCGATTCCTTGCCGGCGCTTCTCTAAATAATGCTGGGCGCTGGCGCGACTCGACTCGTCTACAAATGAGAGGAATGGCTGCCCTAACATTTCTCCAACTGTGTAGCCCAGCATTTGAGCCATCTGAGGATTGACAAAATTAGTATTGTCTTGGGCATCCAGTACCCAAACGCCTTCGGTGGTGGTTTCTACGATCCGGCGATATCGCGCTTCACTTTCCCGCAGTGCTTTTTCGGCTTGCCGGCGGGCGAAGTGGCTGGAAATCATTTCTGCAATGACGCGCAGCACGCGAGCGTCCTCAGCAGACCACTGACGGCATTTTTCTGTATCGTCAAAGCCAATAAATCCAAACAGTTCGCCGTTATCGAATTTTATAGGAACGATGAGCAGCGAGCGAATGCTTTGGGCTTGCAGAATTGCTTTTTCTACGCCGGCGAGAGTCGGTAAAGTCTCCACATCGGATATCTGGATGGTTTGCTTGCTCACTAGC is a genomic window containing:
- a CDS encoding PAS domain S-box protein produces the protein MEAQTIQRRTFTQDDTLQGSNRDHAGLELLRRAMAEQRECHAILQNYCKDGTLFWNELYVSPVRDIAGQVVNFVGIQKDITERKRAEEEHDRFFTLSLDMLCVTGFDGYFKRLNPAWEKVLWREEELQAKPFIEFVHPDDRAATLAEMSKLAGGIDTFAFENRYRCADGSYKWLWWNSTACLEENIIYAVAHDVTERKQAEQELRRSHRQTINILESITDAFFAVDHQFRFTYLNQEAEKLLRQQRESLIGERLWDKFPETAGSTFYVEYHKALSEQVPVKFEEFYPPLDAWFAVHAYPTADGLAVYFTGITERKRTENLLRHRLGLQEALAQVSRLFVSTGDTDLNLILQVLGKAVAANRAYIFQFQENSTKVDNSCEWCDEGTQPQIDNLQNQDTALFPWLMSQLVSKQTIQISDVETLPTLAGVEKAILQAQSIRSLLIVPIKFDNGELFGFIGFDDTEKCRQWSAEDARVLRVIAEMISSHFARRQAEKALRESEARYRRIVETTTEGVWVLDAQDNTNFVNPQMAQMLGYTVGEMLGQPFLSFVDESSRASAQHYLEKRRQGIEERHDLKLCRKDHSELWALISANPIFDAAGQYAGALKMITDITERKVAEVALQYQSERERLMGQVQTRIRQSLNLNAILNTTVAEVRQFLATERVLIYRFEPNWSGVVEVESVDERYTQLLGTVISDPCLATTYVEQYKQGRVRTVEDLATSNLQQCHIDLLSQFQVKANLVVPILQGENLWGLLIAHHCCAPRRWQPLEIDLLKSLAIQVGIAIQQSEPYQQVQLLNTQLEGQIEERTSELQESLNFAQVLKRITERVRESLDEGQILQTAVQEVASVFKVDYCFAALYNSERTTASISYEYTQASLGSALGQITPMADAPAVYEKLLAGQHFAVCESGRYQLF